Genomic window (Myxocyprinus asiaticus isolate MX2 ecotype Aquarium Trade chromosome 50, UBuf_Myxa_2, whole genome shotgun sequence):
tttttttaaacacccaAAATTACAAATTATGAGTCTGTGTGAAGCCAAGATTACTACACTGTAAATCTTATCTGAAAATGCACACAATATGATTTCAAGTTTAGATCAGATGGCCGTGGTCTCGATTTCGTTTGTCTCCTTTAATTGTGCGCATCTCAGAAATCTAAGCTTGTCAAGAGTAAAATGATCTAAGatactatatcatacacattttccacttcttaaaaatGCCTGTTTGTTAACACATTAACatcaaatgtttcacacaattcacatgtAAGGGTCCATAATCCAATCTGAGCACgatgttgaattcctgaccagagaaattatgattttattgCGGAGCTTGTCTGTCCGTCTCTTCATAGAGGTTTAAATAAATACTTCATAGGGTAAATCTATTCAGATTATTCTTAAACACTGTGGATTATGGAGaaacatgcactttttttttttttttttttgcttatctcTCCTAGAAATATAGAGGCTCTCTTTtcatttattccactgcatttatctaattctgcacatgtaatttaactaaataattatgtccttAAGTATATGCACACAAAAGCCTCAAGTGCAGGCTATCATAAAACTTCCTGATAGATTTACGGTGCTTTAACCTGTTTGTAGGCAATATTCATCTCTTTTcatgtttgtatttgtttaatattcgctgccaaatgtgtgcttgacatttcacaattgcttgacaccttgTACCTTCAGAATAaggttgttatacatgcacactgcacagatataaattaaaattctgtttcagcagatattaatgtcatattcagcttcatcaggtaagaaaaaaataaagaatatatcaataatataataaaataataataatcataattattattactattattattattatactatttaataattatggttattattatttataataataatcattattattattattattataaaaatagttaaataagaCTATCTgaggcatattttatatacagaaactataaatgtaagagttacattttaatattagttTCACCGCACTTCCGGCTTAAGCCACGCCCacatcgcagcatcaggacccgcaccagccgactccatgatagcttcttcccccaagcaatcagacttctgaactcttgatctcccatgatcaaaatacatcagcactgcactttattactcttactcttatatctcacaccggactgtcataaattatattattattattatattatattctctcttaacaactgactatcaaccgacagctgaatgtcaatacagtacaatactgtacattctatatatatatatacttttttctatatttttattttttatttttattgattaatgtgtatctatatagtgcgtattgtatactgtacagtgtatgttattatttgcatattgttgagtgtaattatgtgtataacagatgtttaaattgtgttgtgttaatttgatgttattgtaaattggtttatgtctcatcactgtcacgactgctatgttgattggaactgcacccaagaatttcacacaccattacacttgtgtatatggctgtgtgacaataaaagtgatttgatttgattgatttgatttgacatctggttctatctgaatacagttacagatacagataattttgtaatACTAACAAATAcggatacagatacagataatggcttcgctgcacacccctacccCACACTATCATTTTCAGGTGGACTAAGGTGTGGTTCGCTGGTGTGCACTCCAGTTTGGAAAACAAATTTTACACCAATGAAACACACCAAGCAGACTTCAGTTTGCACCAAAAGCTCTCGTGTGAAAGCATCCTAATAGTCTGCCAAATGGAGTCTTACATTTAGTGGCACAATTGTGatcacaataatttttttccatcCTAACAAGTCGAGCAAGGTATTTCAGAACCAGAATCCTGATCCACTTAGGTAACGGAGGATAGTTACTGGAAGCACTCAGGATATTAGTGATGAGAATAGTCTCAAGGAGACTTGCCACCATCAAGGCcatgcagagagagaaaaacacatcTAGATTAAGAGAGAAAAGTAGAAACAGAAATAAAGATCCTCTCCATCTTCTAAACTTAAtatctatgtatatatattgaaGTTAAACTATCGGCTAACTGCTCTGCTGAAAAGATCAAAATAATTTGATGCTGGTCCAGGCAGTTTTATACTGGTTTCTGGTGCTGATCTAGTTGTTAACCAACAAAAGATAGCTGGTGAAGCTGACTAACCAGGATTAACTTTCTGATCAAGCTGGTAGACCAGAGTAGTCTTGATGGGGACAAGCTTCGAAAAAGCTTTGAAGGATACCAGCATGCCAGCAAACATATCATAAAATTGTATGATCAATTTACACAGAAATCTATAGGGTTCAAATACTTTGTCCTGTAACTGTATGCTGGTGACCACCTGacctggtcttttcagcagagtaAAGACATAGCATAAAATGAGTGAATAAGAAAGTATCAAAACAAACTTATGAGAGGTAAGGTGTTTCCTGTGACGGGCAACAGGTCATTCATTAGCAGAAGGAACACGGTGTAACCCAGGATGAGGGTCATCTTGAAGGAAGCACGATCCACGCTCTGAGGAGGCAGTAGGAAGCTGAACAGATCCACTGAAAGAAGAAAGCAGCTGGGAATCAGGAGGTTCACCACATACAGCGTAGCTCGACGTCTCAGGACAATCTAGTGCACAACAGTGAGCATTAATCTTCAAGTACAAACctttcacaaatgtaaaaattgtGATCAAGCAAGATCTTCCTTAATTTCTAAACACAAAACTTTAAATTACAGATGTAACCCTGGTTGTCTGAGGGAGATGAGTGAGATATTTCACTGTGGTACACATTTTTGGTGGCTATCGAGAAAGCCCCATCTAAAAATGCCTTTCTAGGCCATACCTACATAATGTACTACACAGAACGAGACTAATTCTTTAACAAGCCCTTCCAAGCAAATGAACAATAGGCACTCTCCTTCAGAGAACTAGGGTTATATCTGTAACCTAAAGTTCTATTTTGATCAGCTCGCTTTGATATATAGACAACTCAGTTTGTTTAGTCACATGGGAACAGGACAATCAATCTTCAACATGCCTGGGACAATCACCAAGGTTCTTATCACTTAGGTTCTTAGAGAGGACCTTGTGACCCCCAGTTTGTAAAGTCCCACAAACATTTGCAAGGGGGCCCAGTCTTCTGCTGCAATTCTGACTTTGGCAGAGATTGCATTAAATAAAGAAGTAGCCATTCAAAAAAGACATATGGCTCATCATGCCTTTTATCTCATTACTTTGCATGGTATGCAGAGACCGACGCAAAGCTCTGTGTTTCAAAATGTATCCCCTCAGCTCTGTTCCCTGGGGTGTGTATGGAGGCAGGCTGAACTGGCATTCACCCATGTGTGCTAAACTGAAAGCTTTTTGTTCTCTTGAGCAGTGGAGAATAGCCCTGCCGCCTCCTGCACAAAATACTTTTTGGCAAAGAAGAAGGTTTTCCTTCTTGTCTCTAGTGATTCTGCCCCTCCCTTGGAGGTTGGAGTGCTCTCTTTGGGTTGTGCCACAAGGCCTGCACACTCTGTGGCATGGGTAAATGTGGGCAGATGGACAACTGTAGCAGGAGATCTTCATGGTAAGGGGGAGTTCATGCTTCATCTGTTTTGCTTCAAAATGATATTGCAGCTTGGTTGCAACAAAAATTGCATAGGATCTACAGGTTGCTCTAGGATGTGGACACTGGTCTTTGTCTGTCATGGTAGAATAATTTAACCACAGACTCCTGTCCCACCACTGGCAGGCCTAAAGTCTAAAAACTGAGAGGAATAGATCTGTGATATCCACAGCTCTGAAGCGTAGACACTCTGGGACAAAACTGCTAACATACTATATCTTCCTCTTACTCAGTCAAGCAGACCAGAAGAATAGTTATCTGGACTAACCAGTAAGCTAAACTAGGTTTGAGGTGGCTAGACAAAGATGCCTCCATAGGCGGATTGCAGGTCAACCCAATGCTTTGAGGGAATGGAGGCTTCGGCATCTGCTGGCATGTCGTCACCTTTTAAAGGGTTCCGACATACATCATGCACTATGACCACTTTCCTTGGCAGAACCCCAGGTGAGAGCTTGCTGGAGTGGATGTAGATATCTGGAGTGGACAGCGCAGCTAGGTGTGATAAACACATAACTTGCAAATCCCTTATTGAAATCAAGAACCTGCATGCTCCTGAACTTCGGTCGAGGCCTTTCACCCTCCTTGACAACTTCTTCAGTAAAGCCTTTGTAACCGATTGGAAGTTGACTAAAAATTGTTGGCATATTTGCCTCAAGACTAATATGCCCATTCACATATAGCACAACGTGTAGCTTAAGTGAATAGCACAAAGCTAATCACCTCACAAAGAAAAATACTTAGTAAAACTAACCCTTAATAACAAATACCTCTTGTAGCACAAAAGTTGTCTTTCAAGCTCAATGCCTGGCTAATGAGTAGAAGCTTGCTACTTTAGACAGATACATCTAGATGCAGAATGAGTATCTGGGCCTGTGCAGTACATTATATAGGCAGGAACGAGGCCTTCCCCACTGTACAATAAAACTATTATATAAGGCTTCATGGACGGTTACGATGTGACCCATAGTGACATGTTAAGCGAGTCAAagacataaaaatgtaatcagaaaTTTTTGGAAAATGCTACAAACATGAACAATTAGATTGTCCCATTCTCCTTCCAAAAAGAGCTGTACAGGTTTTTCTGCCCGCATGTCTATCAAATCCCACTCTCCACTGGTCGTCATTTCTGTAAGGGACTGCTTGAATATATCCTCCACCGGTTTAAAGAAGAACAGCCGAACATCCTGAACTGTACACAAAGAGACAAACCAGTACAAAATACTTGGAAATATAAGTAGACAAACAGAAATATACATCTATCAGTTTAGCCCACTCACTGTCGTGTTTGTAAGAGTTGAAAGTGTATGTGCAGTTTTGAATATCAAATGGAAAGGTGTAGATGTCAAGTCGACAGGAGCTGATCACATGAATTGGCTTTCCATCCACAACTTCACCAGTGGAAGTTACATAGACATAATATGTTTCTGGTGCTCTGTTTTCATCCATGCTGCAAAGTAGGAAGAATGTTAAGATAAGAGAATATAATTATATTTCTGTGGTGTAGCGTAGTGGTTAatggaatgttctgggttaaatAAAGTTTAAGTTCTCAACAGTACATGTGGCACTTTGCCGAttacaacataaaataattttgacatgtTCAGTAATTTTTAAAACAGAAATTTTGCCTTGCAATGGAAATCTAATGGGCAATAGAGTGCAATAATTGATTATAAGTACAGTATGAGtcattcagatatatacaaatatcagtataaataaaatagttgaGAGGGTAGGGAAACCAACTAGTGGGAGTGAGTGCTCCCTTCTGAGGTATTTTGCCGCAAATTCCATTTCCATGTTAAAagtgacttctctgattggtggatctctcttcaggattatgggtagtgagGTTCTTAAGTGGAATTCAGCTATTAAACCCAATTTCTTATAACTGAAGTTGAAATCACATTGATTTGTGGCTTCTACAAAATCTGagatcatggtaggtctgtcttgaataGTTTACACATTATCgctaaaaatctatttttctcTGGAgaaaatgcattgttttttttttttttaccatcagaACCTGCCAGTTGTGCTTTAAATGGAGGATgctgcaacatgatcacaagcTAAATAggaatgttgcttccgaaagcTCCAGTACAAAACATTTATCTCATTGTGCCTAGTTAACAACAAGTGCCatatcctatcagacatttttgcatcggttcaagaatgtttaccttctcctgtcgTTCGAACGGAAGTGCATTACATCAGCCAAGTGGGAGACAGAGGTTTTTGTCTGATGGTTCTATTTTCCCTCTAAGAATACATTTTTCCTCCACTGATggtagggttgaggtttgggggtagagttaataaattatgcattcctctttactgtattatatGGTATCTTTTTACAGCTAAATGAACTGCTTAACAACTCGCATTTGGCGACCCTCTGTGGGTATTTCAgaaggaaactggagctcacatgtgtcatttcatttaaaaacactCAGCCACTGGGTGCAGagctttgaattttggtaagcacacaccaagtttagctcaagaatattccacctactgtttctgaattcactgtgagattagtCTGGCCCAATATACTTCCATTTTAAGCTGTCACTGTcagtatattttagtttttttacagaCGTTTTCTTTAACATAATCATTAGTCAGAGCACTTAGATTCAACTTGTTGTGCTTTCCAACTTACAATTCATTGATGACAATGTCTGGAATCCACACCTTCTCTCTTGGTAGAGAGATTCTCTTTGATCCACACTCAACCGGATCCCAGCTCAAACCTTCAATCTGCCACCTCTACAAAaagtaatattaaaaaatattgttcctCAAATTATAAACCTGATGTTTGACTGTTAAAGCCCATAATTCATGGAACATTAAGAAGTGAAGAGATTTTCATGTAGCTTGACTGGTAGAGCAGATCACTTGCAACACCAAGATCACAGGTTCAAATCCCAGGGAGCACACATACTGAAAACATATATGCCATGAATACAGTTCCCTTTGGAAAGAATTGTCTTCCAAATGCATAATTGTAATAAGTGGGACTCTTACCAGCCTCACCCAGATATATGTTTCCAACACCTGTGATTTTTCATCCTGAAAGGGAAATATCGGaatcagaatcagttttattgccaagtatgcttacacatataaggaatttgtcttggtgacaggagcttccagtgtacaataatacaaaaacaatacaaaaacagcagcaagacatagatagtaataaaaaataaaaaatagttatacacatacatacatacacacatacacatacgtagtgcaaactaatacaaatctgttatctgttatgtacagtgcaaatacaaatctgttatgtacagtgcaaatgttttttgtttttgttttttttcccagaggaatgaaatggcagaagaggttggatgtgttggataaatataaaaaagactaaactgtgcattgcacatagttattgctcaatggggcaatttaactgttcatgagatggatagcctgagtgaaaaaactgttcctgtgcctgacggttctggtgctcagagctctgaagtgttggccagaaggcaacaatttaaaaaggtagtgggcagggtgagtgggttccagagtgatttttcaagcctttttcctcactctggaagtgtatagttcttgaagggggggggggcaggggtcaaccaataatcctctcagcagtctgaattgtcctttgtagtcttctgatgtctgatttcgtagctgaactaaaccagacagttattgaagtgcagaggacagactcaatgaccgctgagtagaactgtatcagcagcgcctgtggcaggttgaacttcctcaactggcgaaggaagtacaacctctgctgggcctttttcacaatggagtcaatgtgtgtctcccacttctggtcctgtgagatggtagtgcccaagaacctgaatgactccactgctgccactgtgctgtttagaatggtgaggggggtcagtgttggggtgttcctcctaaagccaacaatcatctccacctttttgagcgtgttcagctcaaggttgttttgactgcaccagacagccagctgttcaacctcccttctgtatgcagactcatcgtcatcttggatgaggctgatgacagtggtgtcatctgcaaacttcaggagcttgacagaggggtccttggcgatgcagtcattggtgtagacggagaagagtagtggggagagcacacatccctggggtgcaccattgctgattgtacaggtgctggaagagagttttccctgtctcacaagctgctgcctgtctgtcagaaagctggtaatccactgacagatagacatgggaacagagagttggtgtaatttattctggagtacaACTGGGATAATGGTGtggaaagctgaactgaagtccacaaaaaggatccttgcatatgtccctggtctgtccagatgttgcaggatatgatgcaatcccatgttgactgcatcatccacagacctgtttgctcgatacacaaattgaagaggatctagaaagggtccagtgatgttcttcaggtgggccaacaccagttttTCAAGTGATTTCCTGACCACAGACGTAAgtgcgacaggtctgtagtcattaagtcctgtgatgtttggtttctttgggacaggaataatgattgagcatttgaagcagcatgggacttcacactgctccagtgatctgttgaagatctgtgtgaagatgggggccagcttgtTATCACAgtatcgaagacacgctggtgacaCGCCATCCGGGCCTGAAGTTTTCCTTGTCTTTTgcttccgaaagacgcggctcacatcatctcactgatcttaagtgcaggttgagtagcaggaggggggaggagggggattgcaggaggtgttggtgtttgtgtgaagagaaggtcagagtgggtgtggggtgtgagattgggcctttcaaatctgcagtagaacacattcaggtcgtcagccagttgttggtccaccacacggttgggggtaggagtcctgtaatttgtgagttgttttatgccactccacactgatgcagggtcgttcgctgaaaacttgtttttcagcttctcagagtatcttcttttagccactctgatttccttgttcagtggcctgattgtacaagactttatccccacccctgtaaacatcctttttggcctgacaaagctgcctgagctctgctgtaaaccacagtttgtggttgttgaactttaaataagtcctagtaggaatgcacatatcctcacagaaactgatatatgatataacagtatctgtgagctcgtccaggtctgtggctgcagcctcaaaaacactccaatctgtgcaatcgaagcaggcttgtagttcctgctctgcttcattggtccatctctttacagtccttactactggcttggttgattttaatttctgcctgtaggttggaagaagatgaaccagacagtgatcagagagtcccaaaactagggacagagtgatatgcattctttattgttgtgtagcagtgatcaagtatgttcctgtctctggtggggcatgtaatgtgctgtttgtatttgggcagttcacgtgtgagatttgctttgttaaaatccccaagaataataataactgagtccgggtattgttgttccatgtctgtgatctgatcagccagatgttgcagcactgcattcaaacacgcgtttggtgtgatatacacactcaccagaataaacgaggaaaattcccgtggcgagtagaaaggcttacagttaacaaagagcgcttccaaattaggacagcacatactCTTTAACGTTGTTGCATCCgtgcaccaactttcattgatgtaaatacatgttccaccgcctctcgttttccccgttaactccgccatgcgatccgctctgaacagctgaaagcccggcagatgtaacgtgctgtacggaatggcttcactcagccaggtttctgtgaagcacaaggcagcagaggttgaaaagtccttgtttgtgcgggtgagaagatgtagtttgtccattttgttaggaagagagcagggattcgcaagatgaatactcggcagcgttgttcgaaagccacgccgacggagtttgaccagcgcaccggctcgtcttcctcgcttGCGTCTCCTGAATAGCAAAgtcgcgcctccaactaaaatgtctagcaaaaggtctgaatattcaaaaaccgggaaaagactgtctggtataagctgtcgaatgttcagcagtttgtctctggtaaaactgactggaaaaagattactaaacacaggacaaacaaacaaaaacaacaaaacaatatgcaATCTCTAACAGTACCTGTAATATATTATGTGATTTCTGctattaaaataatgtgttttcaaactggtttccAGAACACTCGACAAACAAAccaatagtcctgccccaaacgcACAACATTGGTTGAGCCACTGGTTGGGATTCTCAATAATCAGTGCAAtattttcatagcgccacagtgttttctacaaatggcttatttagttgtttctgcatattaagctagtaAAGGATAGTGTTTTAACATAGaaacaattacacacatcaccttaagGTAAAGGTTTTCAGACTCAAAATCAACACATAGGATTGCTTACCACTCCTAAAATTCCATAGAGAGTCAAGTCCACACTGACGTTGGTAGGAGTTTGCAGACTTATCACTGGTCTTGCTTCACTGTAGATAAGAACTTCCTCTTTTATAGCATTAAGGAGAGACTTGGTTGTGGGTTGTGAACAGTTTAACGTCTCGCCAGATCCTAGCAACAGAGCTGACAGAGCAAAGCCTGAATGTAGCATTTTATTACTGAAAAGTTACATAGACttttgtattttttccacttGGTTGAATTTTTACTTTAATGGTTCATTTGAGGTACGCTTAGGTGCAATTTCTGTAAAATGATTGAATCTTTAATATAAACCTTAATAATTGCAGTTTGGATTGTTTAATTCACATTCTTAAACGAATCAACCGTTACATAATGCCAAAGTGATTACAGAATGCAATATGTTCACTCTATTAATGTTGTCTGATTCTAATTCATAGAATGAATAACAAGTAAAGagcatcaaataaaataaaatgttatatattcaaATCTGTTCATACACTTTTTACACTTTTAAACAAAAAGAGTTTAAAGCGGCAAATAAAATTCTGTGTCGGTTAAAAAAGAAATTGGGTTTCACCAAAGAACAGAACTAATAGCGATACACAATATAACtaacaataaaacataaaaaaataaatacaatttaattagtCTTGGAGCAAAAGCAACTGGGCTTCAATTGTGAGCTTGTGGGTCAAATGTTTTAGAAatacagcaatgtaatttctgaCCATATCTCAAAATGTACAGTGGTCTGAATGATTTGGACACTTTAACTGTATGAATgtatgcattcttttttttttttttttttttccagagataAAGTAAAGCAAGACATTtcataaaatacatttgttaggttttaaataaatagataaatcatAAAGTAAGCAAAAAATTGTTTGGACACAAGTAAATTCATCTTGTATTTAAGGatgttttactagaaaaaaaatacGTAATAAGTCATTTTCAACACATGTTCCCCAAATCCAGTGCTAAATCTTTTCTAAAATCactctaaaaatattatttatgaaggaAATATGGAAATTATGTAGAGTTTATGTCAAGAAATTTACCATCTTACATTTTATAATGAAGCAGCTGGTGATGAACTGGAACCAAGTGAAAGCAGCAGCCCATGGTTTAATCTGTAGTATCCAGTTTAGCTATTAGTGCAATatataaaataagcacaaaacacaatcacattgagcaaataaaacaaaagcaaacaattGCAAACAGTCAATGAAGAAGAGATTAAAGGCTACACATAAATGCAAAATGTTTAGTCTTACCTGGGATCTTGGCAGACAGACAAAAGCCATCAGTCGCTCAATCAGCGTTTTAACAAATgacagatattttgcagattttaCTTTGCAAAAATTGTTTTGCTcactttatatacagtacaactcATTTGTTTACACAAATTAGAATGGATAGATCACAGCCGTTTTCACCCTCTCATTTATCAAGGCATTTCTGAATATTAATATGCAGAGGAAAAAATGCAAACAAGGATTTATTCGGTAGTGGAAACTAAACAAATCGCTCTCATGGCACAACCTCAAGTTAATTGTCTTCTTATGTCCATGAATGTTTTGGGGCCTAT
Coding sequences:
- the LOC127438871 gene encoding 5-hydroxytryptamine receptor 3A-like, whose protein sequence is MLHSGFALSALLLGSGETLNCSQPTTKSLLNAIKEEVLIYSEARPVISLQTPTNVSVDLTLYGILGVDEKSQVLETYIWVRLRWQIEGLSWDPVECGSKRISLPREKVWIPDIVINEFMDENRAPETYYVYVTSTGEVVDGKPIHVISSCRLDIYTFPFDIQNCTYTFNSYKHDIQDVRLFFFKPVEDIFKQSLTEMTTSGEWDLIDMRAEKPIVLRRRATLYVVNLLIPSCFLLSVDLFSFLLPPQSVDRASFKMTLILGYTVFLLLMNDLLPVTGNTLPLINVFFSLCMALMVASLLETILITNILSASSNYPPLPKWIRILVLKYLARLVRMEKNYCDHNCATKSNCSDITVYDNSMTDILKPKSESGPISLQEQCLEEMKMMSKNLLAIRHMVEEHFSNDNRTDEWILFGQVIDRVLFLLYFLFITVSSITIMVLWLHLYSHDKKS